The following proteins are encoded in a genomic region of Nicotiana sylvestris chromosome 4, ASM39365v2, whole genome shotgun sequence:
- the LOC138890039 gene encoding uncharacterized protein translates to MAKTSKTVPQKEEAPSSSCSSKSKEVVPPSVEEYVPGPFDTSSDLKIEKPSSVPGLEEVVLIRPPPPSEEETQKPSKDRKRKKEMLAESPKLKRAKARKPRADATVLTLAAAESLRVEDEDDDDCTLGEDDAFGDFFADFEEDDDLDAPIILEEAAKLQKQVMMLYDRAFYKLRAELTHSEEEFKKLSAELKELKTLYAQREEELNSLRASLEKVLQERANFIEQEEITAKDAEILELKRCKDSMDLERDTLRGELASTQGLLHGSKEEAHKFQALYVESAAALSMAKSEVDALLSSYQDDVAAANARAREISEEAEIKLARALAHARLDARRKAFEKAYAKGFDLSAEIEEVRALEEKSAAPTTSDEGSASGSGSSEELWLPCPNPFTRKREVPPLLPARPMVHRWHLAFDKLKSELLHCEAKMRKALNGEKSLRLLCDKKIRELTHLRSELDQSRDYEGILEKQMKAKVVDARAEAKEVRAKADKKVAIYLKDVTEARTKFRGASDRERRSNEYT, encoded by the exons atggccaaaacttctaaaaCAGTACCTCAAAAAGAGGAAGCCCCTTCTTCATCATGCTCGTCTAAGAGCAAAGAGGTAGTGCCTCCCAGTGTTGAGGAGTACGTTCCTGGGCCCTTCGATACATCATCCGATCTCAAAATTGAAAAACCTTCTTCAGTACCGG GCCTCGAGGAAGTTGTATTAATAAGACCGCCTCCTCCTAGTGAAGAGGAGACCCAAAAGCCCTCCAAAGATAGAAAGAGAAAGAAGGAGATGTTGGCGGAGTCCCCGAAACTAAAGAGAGCCAAGGCTCGAAAGCCTAGGGCCGATGCAACGGTCCTAACTTTGGCAGCTGCTGAGAGTCTTCGAGTTGAAGACGAAGACGATGACGATTGTACATTG GGAGAGGATGATGCATTTGGAGATTTCTTTGCCGACTTTGAAGAGGATGATGATCTCGATGCCCCAATCATTCTTGAGGAGGCTGCGAAACTCCAAAAACAG GTCATGATGTTGTACGACCGGGCCTTCTACAAGTTAAGAGCTGAACTGACTCATAGTGAGGAGGAGTTCAAGAAGCTTTCCGCAGAGTTGAAAGAGCTAAAAACTCTATACGCCCAAAGGGAGGAGGAACTAAACAGCCTTCGAGCAAGCTTGGAGAAAGTGCTCCAAGAGCGGGCCAACTTTATCGAGCAG gaagaaATTACGGCCAAAGATGCTGAGATACTTGAGCTGAAGCGGTGCAAGGATAGCATGGACCTCGAAAGGGATACTCTCCGAGGGGAGCTGGCCTCGACCCAGGGTCTTCTTCATGGTTCTAAGGAGGAGGCTCACAAATTCCAGGCGCTTTATGTTGAGTCGGCTGCCGCATTATCCATGGCCAAGTCTGAAGTCGATGCACTCTTATCCTCGTATCAGGATGATGTTGCTGCCGCAAATGCTCGAGCTAGGGAGATATCTGAGGAGGCCGAGATCAAACTGGCTCGCGCCCTTGCACATGCTCGATTAGATGCTCGGAGAAAGGCCTTCGAGAAAGCGTATGCCAAGGGTTTTGATCTCTCCGCCGAGATTGAAGAAGTGAGGGCCTTGGAAGAGAAGTCAGCAGCTCCAACTACTTCGGACGAGGGCTCTGCGAGTGGCTCGGGAAGTAGCGAA GAGCTATGGCTACCATGCCCAAATCCATTTACCAGGAAGAGGGAAGTTCCACCTCTACTTCCTGCCCGGCCGATGGTACACCGCTGGCATTTG GCCTTCGATAAGCTCAAATCTGAGCTGCTTCACTGTGAGGCTAAGATGCGTAAAGCCTTGAATGGAGAGAAATctctcaggcttctttgtgataagaAGATAAGAGAGCTAACACATCTTCGATCGGAGTTGGACCAAAGTCGTGATTACGAAGGCATCCTTGAGAAACAG ATGAAGGCCAAAGTCGTGGACGCTCGAGCCGAAGCCAAAGAGGTTCGAGCAAAGGCAGATAAGAAGGTGGCAATCTATCTGAAAGATGTTACTGAAGCTCGTACGAAGTTTAGGGGGGCTTCCGATCGAGAAAGGAGAAGCAATGAATATACCTGA